Proteins from a single region of Macrotis lagotis isolate mMagLag1 chromosome 2, bilby.v1.9.chrom.fasta, whole genome shotgun sequence:
- the FBF1 gene encoding fas-binding factor 1 isoform X1, with amino-acid sequence MATKMKRGLKSSIDDMLGDLLDDDILPPEKPLQSAANPKDSLRSTRGFSSRSPKKSIMEDDFFSTMAAQAGADAEFSDISDADPQALLRTMKDMDDMDADLLGLKKSNLTSNKTAAKSSGKEEFPDDFSRPTGKLITNERGDSMPSTGNTGRPYKKFSFDDLEDPLAGLLSDEEEGTAKKPPVKDSKTAPEKSPTIVKNQGTSLSSTPGDTPIIKKEELKFDDGDDFMATLGFGDSPKTERKHEKGVQDGPRPARTKLDELLGRGTASKLLERPGTGELREFRLDKKYQKQPDKEDSWGDDDFAFGAYQPTVASSSENRHSRRQSVRFSTESLTNPKGEQCSKQSTPATASPAHTGKGGADWLGLKDDDFDPPSPTKESSKSSSAMVIPSGPSPATRHSAPASLPGSRMKPPIDTIAIPHKPSLPPKQGTSEEKQEEDWLSHALSRKKSQNVAKEEQSGTSKDLSPTETLDLRFVSQPVASTEGPEQTAARGTPGTAPETAPTHSRDSGVPQADAPLQTPTAPVRPAAEPQRDTPSGEVHSSNLATYFQRSQELTGTSISVQGLLPERVALSLLPGGEYQKRILAAQAQLQSDTVELREELLKSQARQAELETQVRKLELEKTQQHILLESLQQRHQADLELIESAHRSRIKVLETSYQQREERLQKENEDLMAQYLSHCQETEKARTELLAQHQRRLAATEQEKDQEIERLQNLQRASILEIRKDHEEQLQRLKRLKDQEIDAVTSATSHTRSINGVIEQMEKFSCSLNELSCRVEATHLTNSQELEIGARQRDKQLQALQDRLTMQQRDMEDERNKLHEIIGKMEARLNEQSRLLEQERWRVSAEQSKAESTQRSLEEQRRVMNQQLNMEREELERAKNALLVEQKSIMHKCAEEGRRLAAEWADFYTQQKLSKERAEREAEHVLKVDSQREGTIITLAKEQADLKIRANELRLQEETLAGEWEILERERQELRLEKEKVNAAALRIKLRAEEVESMSKVASQKYEEGERALLEAHKLQSEHQARFQVIQQQQERLRQQEQQMHQENLNLAQKRQQLSHFRPEFSSPIMGLGPVILDSSNLNAVSSPAIAIPGHSQSSAGLNPSHLHAKLVLMKHMAEKDRDFLEDEKFFLETLQKTSYSMTPYTT; translated from the exons ttttgccaCCTGAGAAACCTCTCCAATCAGCTGCAAATCCTAAAGATAGCCTACGATCAACTAGGGGCTTTTCTTCGAGGAGCCCAAAAAA GTCCATCATGGAAGATGACTTCTTCAGCACTATGGCAGCCCAGGCAGGTGCAGATGCTGAG TTTTCTGATATCTCAGATGCAGACCCACAGGCTTTGCTACGGACCATGAAG GATATGGATGACATGGATGCTGATCTCTTAGGCCTGAAGAAGTCCAACCTAACTAGTAATAAAACAGCTGCAAAAAGTTCTGGAAAAGAGGAGTTTCCTGATGATTTCTCTAGACCAACAGGAAAACTAATAACCAATGAGAGAG GAGACAGCATGCCTTCCACTGGGAACACTGGGCGCCCATACAAGAAGTTTTCCTTTGATG ATTTGGAAGACCCCTTGGCAGGGCTTCTCTCTGATGAAGAGGAAGGAACTGCTAAGAAACCACCTGTGAAAGACAGTAAAACAGCCCCTGAAAAGAGCCCTACCATAGTTAAAAATCAAG GTACCTCTCTTTCTTCAACTCCTGGTGACACCCCCATTATAAAGAAGGAGGAGTTGAAATTTGATGATGGGGATGACTTCATGGCCACCCTTGGGTTTGGAGACAGTCCTAAGACGGAGCGGAAGCATGAAAAGGGAGTCCA GGATGGACCCCGTCCTGCTCGCACTAAACTGGATGAGCTACTGGGACGTGGAACTGCCTCCAAACTCCTGGAGAGACCAGGCACTGGGGAGCTCCGGGAATTCAGGCTGGATAAGAAGTACCAGAAACAGCCTG ACAAAGAAGATTCCTGGGGAGATGATGACTTTGCCTTTGGAGCCTACCAGCCCACAGTGGCCTCCTCCTCTGAGAACCGACATTCTCGCCGGCAGTCTGTAAG GTTCTCAACAGAGAGTCTCACCAATCCCAAGGGAGAGCAATGCTCCAAACAGAGTACACCAGCTACAGCCAGCCCTGCTCATACTGGGAAGGGAGGAGCTGACTGGTTGGGCCTCAAAGATGATGACTTTGACCCTCCATCTCCTACCAAAGAATCCAGCAAGTCTAGCTCAGCAATGGTTATACCTTCAGGACCTAGTCCTGCAACCCGGCACTCTGCTCCAGCTAGTCTGCCAGGGTCAAGGATGAAGCCACCCATCGACACTATTGCTATCCCTCACAAACCCAGCTTGCCTCCCAAACAAGGAACATCAGAGGAAAAACAAGAAGAGGATTGGCTGAGCCATGCCTTATCTCGGAAAAAATCTCAGAATGTAGCTAAAGAAGAACAGTCTGGAACTTCTAAGGACCTGAGCCCTACTGAAACATTGGATCTTCGCTTTGTCAG TCAACCTGTTGCTAGTACTGAAGGACCTGAGCAGACAGCTGCCAGAGGAACCCCAGGGACAGCACCAGAAACTGCACCTACCCACTCCAGGGACAGTGG GGTTCCCCAGGCTGATGCCCCCCTCCAGACACCTACTGCCCCTGTACGTCCTGCAGCTGAACCACAGAGAGACACCCCTTCTGGAGAAGTTCACAGCTCTA ACCTTGCAACTTATTTCCAGAGATCTCAAGAACTAACAGGGACTTCCATATCTGTACAG GGCCTTCTCCCAGAAAGGGTGGCCCTGAGTTTGCTCCCAGGAGGAGAGTATCAGAAAAGGATCCTGGCTGCACAGGCCCAACTCCAGAGTGACACAGTAGAACTCCGAGAGGAGCTTTTAAAAAGTCAGGCCCGACAGGCCGAGCTGGAGACCCAG GTACGGAAGCTGGAACTAGAGAAAACTCAGCAACATATCCTGCTTGAAAGTTTGCAACAGCGGCACCAGGCGGACTTGGAGCTCATTGAGAGTGCACATAG GAGCCGGATCAAGGTGCTAGAGACATCATACCAACAGCGGGAAGAGCGACTACAGAAGGAGAATGAGGACCTGATGGCTCAGTACCTGTCTCACTGCCAGGAGACTGAGAAGGCCCGAACGGAGCTTCTGGCGCAACATCAACGTCGCCTTGCTGCAACCGAGCAGGAGAAGGACCAGGAGATTGAGAGGCTGCAGAACTTACAGAG GGCATCCATCTTAGAGATACGAAAAGACCATGAAGAGCAACTGCAAAGACTGAAGCGACTGAAAGACCAGGAAATTGATGCTGTTACAAGTGCTACTTCCCATACGCG GTCCATCAATGGAGTTATtgaacaaatggagaaattttccTGTAGTCTTAATGAGCTCTCATGCCGTGTGGAAGCCACTCACCTTACCAATTCCCAGGAGCTAGAGATAGGGGCCCGACAGCGTGATAAGCAACTCCAAG CTCTGCAGGACAGGTTGACTATGCAGCAGCGGGATATGGAGGATGAGAGGAACAAGCTCCAtgaaattattgggaaaatggaGGCCCGCCTGAATGAGCAGAGCCGTCTCCTAGAGCAA GAACGCTGGAGAGTGAGTGCTGAGCAGTCCAAGGCAGAGTCCACACAGCGTTCCCTGGAGGAACAAAGGAGAGTCATGAACCAGCAGCTCAATATGGAGAGGGAGGAGCTGGAGAGGGCCAAA AATGCTTTATTGGTGGAGCAGAAATCAATCATGCACAAGTGTGCAGAGGAGGGGCGACGGCTGGCTGCAGAGTGGGCTGATTTCTATACTCAGCAAAAGCTAAGCAAAGAGCGGGCAGAGCGTGAGGCTGAGCATGTGCTGAAAGTGGACTCACAGAGGGAGGGTACCATCATCACTCTGGCCAAG GAACAAGCGGACTTGAAGATTAGAGCAAATGAACTTCGACTTCAGGAGGAAACGTTGGCTGGGGAGTGGGAAATTCTGGAGCGGGAGCGACAGGAACTaaggttggagaaggaaaaggtcaACGCAGCTGCCTTGCGCATCAAACTCCGGGCTGAGGAAGTTGAGAGTATGAGCAAG GTGGCCTCCCAGAAGTATGAGGAGGGAGAGCGGGCTCTTCTGGAGGCTCACAAGCTGCAGTCCGAGCACCAGGCCAGATTCCAGGTTATACAGCAGCAGCAGGAACGACTGCGGCAGCAAGAGCAGCAAATGCACCAG GAGAATTTGAATTTGGCTCAAAAGAGGCAGCAGTTGAGTCATTTTCGACCTGAATTTTCCTCTCCTATCATGGGACTAGGACCTGTGATCCTAGATTCTTCCAACCTGAATG CTGTCAGCTCTCCTGCCATTGCCATTCCTGGACACAGCCAGTCTTCTGCAGGCCTGAACCCTTCTCACTTGCATGCCAAATTGGTGCTGATGAAACACATGGCTGAGAAG GACCGGGACTTTCTGGAGGATGAAAAATTCTTCTTGGAGACACTTCAGAAAACTTCCTACAGCATGACACCCTATACAACCTAA
- the FBF1 gene encoding fas-binding factor 1 isoform X3 translates to MATKMKRGLKSSIDDMLGDLLDDDILPPEKPLQSAANPKDSLRSTRGFSSRSPKKSIMEDDFFSTMAAQAGADAEFSDISDADPQALLRTMKDMDDMDADLLGLKKSNLTSNKTAAKSSGKEEFPDDFSRPTGKLITNERGDSMPSTGNTGRPYKKFSFDDLEDPLAGLLSDEEEGTAKKPPVKDSKTAPEKSPTIVKNQGTSLSSTPGDTPIIKKEELKFDDGDDFMATLGFGDSPKTERKHEKGVQDGPRPARTKLDELLGRGTASKLLERPGTGELREFRLDKKYQKQPDKEDSWGDDDFAFGAYQPTVASSSENRHSRRQSVRFSTESLTNPKGEQCSKQSTPATASPAHTGKGGADWLGLKDDDFDPPSPTKESSKSSSAMVIPSGPSPATRHSAPASLPGSRMKPPIDTIAIPHKPSLPPKQGTSEEKQEEDWLSHALSRKKSQNVAKEEQSGTSKDLSPTETLDLRFVRVPQADAPLQTPTAPVRPAAEPQRDTPSGEVHSSNLATYFQRSQELTGTSISVQGLLPERVALSLLPGGEYQKRILAAQAQLQSDTVELREELLKSQARQAELETQVRKLELEKTQQHILLESLQQRHQADLELIESAHRSRIKVLETSYQQREERLQKENEDLMAQYLSHCQETEKARTELLAQHQRRLAATEQEKDQEIERLQNLQRASILEIRKDHEEQLQRLKRLKDQEIDAVTSATSHTRSINGVIEQMEKFSCSLNELSCRVEATHLTNSQELEIGARQRDKQLQALQDRLTMQQRDMEDERNKLHEIIGKMEARLNEQSRLLEQERWRVSAEQSKAESTQRSLEEQRRVMNQQLNMEREELERAKNALLVEQKSIMHKCAEEGRRLAAEWADFYTQQKLSKERAEREAEHVLKVDSQREGTIITLAKEQADLKIRANELRLQEETLAGEWEILERERQELRLEKEKVNAAALRIKLRAEEVESMSKVASQKYEEGERALLEAHKLQSEHQARFQVIQQQQERLRQQEQQMHQENLNLAQKRQQLSHFRPEFSSPIMGLGPVILDSSNLNAVSSPAIAIPGHSQSSAGLNPSHLHAKLVLMKHMAEKDRDFLEDEKFFLETLQKTSYSMTPYTT, encoded by the exons ttttgccaCCTGAGAAACCTCTCCAATCAGCTGCAAATCCTAAAGATAGCCTACGATCAACTAGGGGCTTTTCTTCGAGGAGCCCAAAAAA GTCCATCATGGAAGATGACTTCTTCAGCACTATGGCAGCCCAGGCAGGTGCAGATGCTGAG TTTTCTGATATCTCAGATGCAGACCCACAGGCTTTGCTACGGACCATGAAG GATATGGATGACATGGATGCTGATCTCTTAGGCCTGAAGAAGTCCAACCTAACTAGTAATAAAACAGCTGCAAAAAGTTCTGGAAAAGAGGAGTTTCCTGATGATTTCTCTAGACCAACAGGAAAACTAATAACCAATGAGAGAG GAGACAGCATGCCTTCCACTGGGAACACTGGGCGCCCATACAAGAAGTTTTCCTTTGATG ATTTGGAAGACCCCTTGGCAGGGCTTCTCTCTGATGAAGAGGAAGGAACTGCTAAGAAACCACCTGTGAAAGACAGTAAAACAGCCCCTGAAAAGAGCCCTACCATAGTTAAAAATCAAG GTACCTCTCTTTCTTCAACTCCTGGTGACACCCCCATTATAAAGAAGGAGGAGTTGAAATTTGATGATGGGGATGACTTCATGGCCACCCTTGGGTTTGGAGACAGTCCTAAGACGGAGCGGAAGCATGAAAAGGGAGTCCA GGATGGACCCCGTCCTGCTCGCACTAAACTGGATGAGCTACTGGGACGTGGAACTGCCTCCAAACTCCTGGAGAGACCAGGCACTGGGGAGCTCCGGGAATTCAGGCTGGATAAGAAGTACCAGAAACAGCCTG ACAAAGAAGATTCCTGGGGAGATGATGACTTTGCCTTTGGAGCCTACCAGCCCACAGTGGCCTCCTCCTCTGAGAACCGACATTCTCGCCGGCAGTCTGTAAG GTTCTCAACAGAGAGTCTCACCAATCCCAAGGGAGAGCAATGCTCCAAACAGAGTACACCAGCTACAGCCAGCCCTGCTCATACTGGGAAGGGAGGAGCTGACTGGTTGGGCCTCAAAGATGATGACTTTGACCCTCCATCTCCTACCAAAGAATCCAGCAAGTCTAGCTCAGCAATGGTTATACCTTCAGGACCTAGTCCTGCAACCCGGCACTCTGCTCCAGCTAGTCTGCCAGGGTCAAGGATGAAGCCACCCATCGACACTATTGCTATCCCTCACAAACCCAGCTTGCCTCCCAAACAAGGAACATCAGAGGAAAAACAAGAAGAGGATTGGCTGAGCCATGCCTTATCTCGGAAAAAATCTCAGAATGTAGCTAAAGAAGAACAGTCTGGAACTTCTAAGGACCTGAGCCCTACTGAAACATTGGATCTTCGCTTTGTCAG GGTTCCCCAGGCTGATGCCCCCCTCCAGACACCTACTGCCCCTGTACGTCCTGCAGCTGAACCACAGAGAGACACCCCTTCTGGAGAAGTTCACAGCTCTA ACCTTGCAACTTATTTCCAGAGATCTCAAGAACTAACAGGGACTTCCATATCTGTACAG GGCCTTCTCCCAGAAAGGGTGGCCCTGAGTTTGCTCCCAGGAGGAGAGTATCAGAAAAGGATCCTGGCTGCACAGGCCCAACTCCAGAGTGACACAGTAGAACTCCGAGAGGAGCTTTTAAAAAGTCAGGCCCGACAGGCCGAGCTGGAGACCCAG GTACGGAAGCTGGAACTAGAGAAAACTCAGCAACATATCCTGCTTGAAAGTTTGCAACAGCGGCACCAGGCGGACTTGGAGCTCATTGAGAGTGCACATAG GAGCCGGATCAAGGTGCTAGAGACATCATACCAACAGCGGGAAGAGCGACTACAGAAGGAGAATGAGGACCTGATGGCTCAGTACCTGTCTCACTGCCAGGAGACTGAGAAGGCCCGAACGGAGCTTCTGGCGCAACATCAACGTCGCCTTGCTGCAACCGAGCAGGAGAAGGACCAGGAGATTGAGAGGCTGCAGAACTTACAGAG GGCATCCATCTTAGAGATACGAAAAGACCATGAAGAGCAACTGCAAAGACTGAAGCGACTGAAAGACCAGGAAATTGATGCTGTTACAAGTGCTACTTCCCATACGCG GTCCATCAATGGAGTTATtgaacaaatggagaaattttccTGTAGTCTTAATGAGCTCTCATGCCGTGTGGAAGCCACTCACCTTACCAATTCCCAGGAGCTAGAGATAGGGGCCCGACAGCGTGATAAGCAACTCCAAG CTCTGCAGGACAGGTTGACTATGCAGCAGCGGGATATGGAGGATGAGAGGAACAAGCTCCAtgaaattattgggaaaatggaGGCCCGCCTGAATGAGCAGAGCCGTCTCCTAGAGCAA GAACGCTGGAGAGTGAGTGCTGAGCAGTCCAAGGCAGAGTCCACACAGCGTTCCCTGGAGGAACAAAGGAGAGTCATGAACCAGCAGCTCAATATGGAGAGGGAGGAGCTGGAGAGGGCCAAA AATGCTTTATTGGTGGAGCAGAAATCAATCATGCACAAGTGTGCAGAGGAGGGGCGACGGCTGGCTGCAGAGTGGGCTGATTTCTATACTCAGCAAAAGCTAAGCAAAGAGCGGGCAGAGCGTGAGGCTGAGCATGTGCTGAAAGTGGACTCACAGAGGGAGGGTACCATCATCACTCTGGCCAAG GAACAAGCGGACTTGAAGATTAGAGCAAATGAACTTCGACTTCAGGAGGAAACGTTGGCTGGGGAGTGGGAAATTCTGGAGCGGGAGCGACAGGAACTaaggttggagaaggaaaaggtcaACGCAGCTGCCTTGCGCATCAAACTCCGGGCTGAGGAAGTTGAGAGTATGAGCAAG GTGGCCTCCCAGAAGTATGAGGAGGGAGAGCGGGCTCTTCTGGAGGCTCACAAGCTGCAGTCCGAGCACCAGGCCAGATTCCAGGTTATACAGCAGCAGCAGGAACGACTGCGGCAGCAAGAGCAGCAAATGCACCAG GAGAATTTGAATTTGGCTCAAAAGAGGCAGCAGTTGAGTCATTTTCGACCTGAATTTTCCTCTCCTATCATGGGACTAGGACCTGTGATCCTAGATTCTTCCAACCTGAATG CTGTCAGCTCTCCTGCCATTGCCATTCCTGGACACAGCCAGTCTTCTGCAGGCCTGAACCCTTCTCACTTGCATGCCAAATTGGTGCTGATGAAACACATGGCTGAGAAG GACCGGGACTTTCTGGAGGATGAAAAATTCTTCTTGGAGACACTTCAGAAAACTTCCTACAGCATGACACCCTATACAACCTAA
- the FBF1 gene encoding fas-binding factor 1 isoform X2: MLGDLLDDDILPPEKPLQSAANPKDSLRSTRGFSSRSPKKSIMEDDFFSTMAAQAGADAEFSDISDADPQALLRTMKDMDDMDADLLGLKKSNLTSNKTAAKSSGKEEFPDDFSRPTGKLITNERGDSMPSTGNTGRPYKKFSFDDLEDPLAGLLSDEEEGTAKKPPVKDSKTAPEKSPTIVKNQGTSLSSTPGDTPIIKKEELKFDDGDDFMATLGFGDSPKTERKHEKGVQDGPRPARTKLDELLGRGTASKLLERPGTGELREFRLDKKYQKQPDKEDSWGDDDFAFGAYQPTVASSSENRHSRRQSVRFSTESLTNPKGEQCSKQSTPATASPAHTGKGGADWLGLKDDDFDPPSPTKESSKSSSAMVIPSGPSPATRHSAPASLPGSRMKPPIDTIAIPHKPSLPPKQGTSEEKQEEDWLSHALSRKKSQNVAKEEQSGTSKDLSPTETLDLRFVSQPVASTEGPEQTAARGTPGTAPETAPTHSRDSGVPQADAPLQTPTAPVRPAAEPQRDTPSGEVHSSNLATYFQRSQELTGTSISVQGLLPERVALSLLPGGEYQKRILAAQAQLQSDTVELREELLKSQARQAELETQVRKLELEKTQQHILLESLQQRHQADLELIESAHRSRIKVLETSYQQREERLQKENEDLMAQYLSHCQETEKARTELLAQHQRRLAATEQEKDQEIERLQNLQRASILEIRKDHEEQLQRLKRLKDQEIDAVTSATSHTRSINGVIEQMEKFSCSLNELSCRVEATHLTNSQELEIGARQRDKQLQALQDRLTMQQRDMEDERNKLHEIIGKMEARLNEQSRLLEQERWRVSAEQSKAESTQRSLEEQRRVMNQQLNMEREELERAKNALLVEQKSIMHKCAEEGRRLAAEWADFYTQQKLSKERAEREAEHVLKVDSQREGTIITLAKEQADLKIRANELRLQEETLAGEWEILERERQELRLEKEKVNAAALRIKLRAEEVESMSKVASQKYEEGERALLEAHKLQSEHQARFQVIQQQQERLRQQEQQMHQENLNLAQKRQQLSHFRPEFSSPIMGLGPVILDSSNLNAVSSPAIAIPGHSQSSAGLNPSHLHAKLVLMKHMAEKDRDFLEDEKFFLETLQKTSYSMTPYTT, translated from the exons ttttgccaCCTGAGAAACCTCTCCAATCAGCTGCAAATCCTAAAGATAGCCTACGATCAACTAGGGGCTTTTCTTCGAGGAGCCCAAAAAA GTCCATCATGGAAGATGACTTCTTCAGCACTATGGCAGCCCAGGCAGGTGCAGATGCTGAG TTTTCTGATATCTCAGATGCAGACCCACAGGCTTTGCTACGGACCATGAAG GATATGGATGACATGGATGCTGATCTCTTAGGCCTGAAGAAGTCCAACCTAACTAGTAATAAAACAGCTGCAAAAAGTTCTGGAAAAGAGGAGTTTCCTGATGATTTCTCTAGACCAACAGGAAAACTAATAACCAATGAGAGAG GAGACAGCATGCCTTCCACTGGGAACACTGGGCGCCCATACAAGAAGTTTTCCTTTGATG ATTTGGAAGACCCCTTGGCAGGGCTTCTCTCTGATGAAGAGGAAGGAACTGCTAAGAAACCACCTGTGAAAGACAGTAAAACAGCCCCTGAAAAGAGCCCTACCATAGTTAAAAATCAAG GTACCTCTCTTTCTTCAACTCCTGGTGACACCCCCATTATAAAGAAGGAGGAGTTGAAATTTGATGATGGGGATGACTTCATGGCCACCCTTGGGTTTGGAGACAGTCCTAAGACGGAGCGGAAGCATGAAAAGGGAGTCCA GGATGGACCCCGTCCTGCTCGCACTAAACTGGATGAGCTACTGGGACGTGGAACTGCCTCCAAACTCCTGGAGAGACCAGGCACTGGGGAGCTCCGGGAATTCAGGCTGGATAAGAAGTACCAGAAACAGCCTG ACAAAGAAGATTCCTGGGGAGATGATGACTTTGCCTTTGGAGCCTACCAGCCCACAGTGGCCTCCTCCTCTGAGAACCGACATTCTCGCCGGCAGTCTGTAAG GTTCTCAACAGAGAGTCTCACCAATCCCAAGGGAGAGCAATGCTCCAAACAGAGTACACCAGCTACAGCCAGCCCTGCTCATACTGGGAAGGGAGGAGCTGACTGGTTGGGCCTCAAAGATGATGACTTTGACCCTCCATCTCCTACCAAAGAATCCAGCAAGTCTAGCTCAGCAATGGTTATACCTTCAGGACCTAGTCCTGCAACCCGGCACTCTGCTCCAGCTAGTCTGCCAGGGTCAAGGATGAAGCCACCCATCGACACTATTGCTATCCCTCACAAACCCAGCTTGCCTCCCAAACAAGGAACATCAGAGGAAAAACAAGAAGAGGATTGGCTGAGCCATGCCTTATCTCGGAAAAAATCTCAGAATGTAGCTAAAGAAGAACAGTCTGGAACTTCTAAGGACCTGAGCCCTACTGAAACATTGGATCTTCGCTTTGTCAG TCAACCTGTTGCTAGTACTGAAGGACCTGAGCAGACAGCTGCCAGAGGAACCCCAGGGACAGCACCAGAAACTGCACCTACCCACTCCAGGGACAGTGG GGTTCCCCAGGCTGATGCCCCCCTCCAGACACCTACTGCCCCTGTACGTCCTGCAGCTGAACCACAGAGAGACACCCCTTCTGGAGAAGTTCACAGCTCTA ACCTTGCAACTTATTTCCAGAGATCTCAAGAACTAACAGGGACTTCCATATCTGTACAG GGCCTTCTCCCAGAAAGGGTGGCCCTGAGTTTGCTCCCAGGAGGAGAGTATCAGAAAAGGATCCTGGCTGCACAGGCCCAACTCCAGAGTGACACAGTAGAACTCCGAGAGGAGCTTTTAAAAAGTCAGGCCCGACAGGCCGAGCTGGAGACCCAG GTACGGAAGCTGGAACTAGAGAAAACTCAGCAACATATCCTGCTTGAAAGTTTGCAACAGCGGCACCAGGCGGACTTGGAGCTCATTGAGAGTGCACATAG GAGCCGGATCAAGGTGCTAGAGACATCATACCAACAGCGGGAAGAGCGACTACAGAAGGAGAATGAGGACCTGATGGCTCAGTACCTGTCTCACTGCCAGGAGACTGAGAAGGCCCGAACGGAGCTTCTGGCGCAACATCAACGTCGCCTTGCTGCAACCGAGCAGGAGAAGGACCAGGAGATTGAGAGGCTGCAGAACTTACAGAG GGCATCCATCTTAGAGATACGAAAAGACCATGAAGAGCAACTGCAAAGACTGAAGCGACTGAAAGACCAGGAAATTGATGCTGTTACAAGTGCTACTTCCCATACGCG GTCCATCAATGGAGTTATtgaacaaatggagaaattttccTGTAGTCTTAATGAGCTCTCATGCCGTGTGGAAGCCACTCACCTTACCAATTCCCAGGAGCTAGAGATAGGGGCCCGACAGCGTGATAAGCAACTCCAAG CTCTGCAGGACAGGTTGACTATGCAGCAGCGGGATATGGAGGATGAGAGGAACAAGCTCCAtgaaattattgggaaaatggaGGCCCGCCTGAATGAGCAGAGCCGTCTCCTAGAGCAA GAACGCTGGAGAGTGAGTGCTGAGCAGTCCAAGGCAGAGTCCACACAGCGTTCCCTGGAGGAACAAAGGAGAGTCATGAACCAGCAGCTCAATATGGAGAGGGAGGAGCTGGAGAGGGCCAAA AATGCTTTATTGGTGGAGCAGAAATCAATCATGCACAAGTGTGCAGAGGAGGGGCGACGGCTGGCTGCAGAGTGGGCTGATTTCTATACTCAGCAAAAGCTAAGCAAAGAGCGGGCAGAGCGTGAGGCTGAGCATGTGCTGAAAGTGGACTCACAGAGGGAGGGTACCATCATCACTCTGGCCAAG GAACAAGCGGACTTGAAGATTAGAGCAAATGAACTTCGACTTCAGGAGGAAACGTTGGCTGGGGAGTGGGAAATTCTGGAGCGGGAGCGACAGGAACTaaggttggagaaggaaaaggtcaACGCAGCTGCCTTGCGCATCAAACTCCGGGCTGAGGAAGTTGAGAGTATGAGCAAG GTGGCCTCCCAGAAGTATGAGGAGGGAGAGCGGGCTCTTCTGGAGGCTCACAAGCTGCAGTCCGAGCACCAGGCCAGATTCCAGGTTATACAGCAGCAGCAGGAACGACTGCGGCAGCAAGAGCAGCAAATGCACCAG GAGAATTTGAATTTGGCTCAAAAGAGGCAGCAGTTGAGTCATTTTCGACCTGAATTTTCCTCTCCTATCATGGGACTAGGACCTGTGATCCTAGATTCTTCCAACCTGAATG CTGTCAGCTCTCCTGCCATTGCCATTCCTGGACACAGCCAGTCTTCTGCAGGCCTGAACCCTTCTCACTTGCATGCCAAATTGGTGCTGATGAAACACATGGCTGAGAAG GACCGGGACTTTCTGGAGGATGAAAAATTCTTCTTGGAGACACTTCAGAAAACTTCCTACAGCATGACACCCTATACAACCTAA